The DNA sequence AACCGTGGCCATTTTGGAAATCCGCGATCTGCACGTCAACGTGAAGCAGACCGATACCGACGCCGAACCGATCTCCATCCTCAAAGGTGTGAACCTGACCGTGGAGTCGGGCAAGACCCACGCCATCATGGGCCCCAACGGGTCGGGCAAATCGACGCTCTCGTACGCGATCGCCGGCCACCCGAAGTACGAGGTCACCGAGGGTTCGATCACCCTCGACGGTGAGGACGTGCTCGAGATGACCGTCGACGAGCGCGCCCGGGCCGGTCTTTTCCTCGCGATGCAGTACCCGGTCGAGGTTCCCGGTGTGTCGATGTCGAACTTCCTGCGGACCGCTGCCACCGCCGTACGTGGTGAGGCACCGAAGTTGCGTCACTGGGTCAAAGAGACCAAAGAGGCCATGACCGAACTCGAGATCGATCCGTCGTTCGGCGAGCGCAGCGTGAACGAAGGCTTCTCCGGTGGTGAGAAGAAGCGCCACGAGATCCTGCAGCTCGGGCTGCTCAAGCCGAAGATCGCCATCCTCGACGAGACCGACTCAGGCCTCGACGTCGATGCATTGCGCGTGGTCTCCGAGGGCGTGAACCGCTTCAAGGCGAACGAGAACGGTGGCGTGCTGCTCATCACCCACTACACCCGGATCCTGCGTTACATCCAGCCCGACCACGTGCATGTGTTCGTCGGTGGCCGGATCGTCGAATCCGGCGGACCCGAGCTCGCCGACGAGCTCGAAGAAAACGGATACATCCGATTCACCCAGGCTGCGAACGCCTGAGGTTCGAACTTCCAGGAGGCCAGACGTGACGAGCATCGATCAGGCTGTAGCCCCGACATCGCATGAGGTCACCGCGCTGGACGTGACCGCGGTTCGTGCCGACTTCCCGATCTTGGGACGGACCGTGCGGGACGACAAGCCGCTCGTCTACCTCGACTCGGGGGCCACCAGCCAGCGACCGGTACAGGTCCTCGACGCCGAGCGCGAGTTCTTGGTGACCCGTAACGCTGCGGTTCACCGTGGTGCGCATCAACTGGCCGAAGAGGCCACCGACGCGTACGAGAACGCACGCGCGATCATCGCCGAGTTCGTCGGTGCCCAGTTCGACGAGTTGGTCTTCACCAAGAACGCCACCGAGTCGCTGAATCTGGTGACGTACACCTTGGGTGACGAGCGGAGCGCGGGCGTCCTGGGCGGCAAACCACTCGGACCCGGCGACACCGTGGTGATCACCGAACTCGAGCACCACGCGAACCTCGTTCCGTGGCAAGAACTCTGCCGCCGGACCGGGGCGACGCTACGCTGGTACGGCGTCACCGACGACGGCCGGATCGACCTCGACTCGCTGGTGCTCGACGACTCGGTCAAGGTCCTCTCGTTCACCCATCAGTCGAACGTCACCGGTGCCATCGCCGATGTCCCGGAACTGGTTCGTCGCGCTCGCGCTGTCGGTGCCCTCGTGGTTCTTGATGCCTGCCAGTCGGTTCCTCACATGGTGGTGGACTTCACCGAGCTCGACGTGGACTTCGCCGCCTTCTCCGGCCACAAGATGTTCGGTCCCTCGGGGGTCGGTGTGCTGTTCGGCAAACGTGCGTTGCTCGCCGAGCTACCGCCCTTCATCACCGGCGGCTCCATGATCGAGACCGTCACGATGGAGGTCTCGACCTACGCGCCGGCGCCCCAACGGTTCGAGGCGGGCGTACCGATGACCTCTCAGGTCATCGGTTTGGGCGCCGCCGTGCGCTACCTGCAGGGACTGGGTATGGCGGCCGTTGCGGCACACGAACTTTCGCTGACCGAAGCAGCCTTGAAGGCGTTGGCGGAGATCGACGGAGTACGCATTATCGGGCCGGCCACCGCAGATCGGCGCGGAGGTGCGGTGTCCTTTGTGGTCGACGGCATCCACGCACACGATCTCGGGCAGATCCTCGATGACGAGGGTGTCGCGATCCGAGTGGGTCACCATTGCGCGTGGCCGCTGCACAAGCGTTTCGGGGTCGCCGCGACAGCGCGCGCTTCGTTCGCCGCGTACAACACCCTCGACGAGGTCGAGGCGCTCGCCAAGGCGATCGTCCGTGCCAAGGAGTTCTTCGGGGTCGGTGCCTGATGCGGATGGAGCAGATGTATCAGGAAGTGATCCTCGATCACTACAAACATCCGCAGGGGCGAGGTCTGCGTGACCCGTTCGGTGCCGAGGTCCACCACGTCAACCCGACGTGCGGGGACGAGGTCACCTTGCGCGTACAGCTCTCCGACGACGGAGACAAGATCACCGATGTCTCGTACGACGGCCAGGGATGTTCGATCTCTCAGGCGTCCACGTCGGTGCTCTTCGAGCAGCTGGTCGGCCAGAACGTCCAGGAAGCCCTGGCGACCGTCGACGCGTTCAACCAGATGATGACGTCGCGGGGCACTGTCGACGGTGACGAAGAGGTCATCGGCGACGGAGTGGCCTTCGCCGGAGTGAGCAAGTACCCGGCGCGCGTCAAGTGCGCGCTCCTGGGATGGATGGCATTCAAAGACGCGTTGGCACAGACGGTGGTCAACAGAGAAGCACCGGCCGACAACAACAATTCCGCTAGGGAGTCAGCATGAGCGATCAAGCCCCGCCGACAGAGACCAAGCCGCCTGAGGAAATTCAGACCTCTCTGCCGAAGATCGAGGACATCGAGGAGGCCATGCGCGACGTGGTCGACCCCGAACTCGGCATCAATGTGGTCGACCTCGGCCTGGTCTACGGACTCGACGTCACCAGTGATGCGGTCGCCAAGATCGACATGACACTGACCTCGGCGGCCTGCCCGTTGACCGACGTGATCGAGGATCAGACCCGGTCGGTCCTGGTGACATCCGGGCTGTGCACCGACATCGAACTGAACTGGGTGTGGCTGCCGCCGTGGGGTCCCGACAAGATCACCGACGACGGCCGCGAACAGCTGCGGGCGCTCGGCTTCACCGTCTGACCCTTCTGGGCAGTGGCAGAAACGTTCGAGACCCGGATCGATCGGCTGATCCGGGAAGCACAAGAACGCGGCGAGTTCGACAACCTGCGCGGTGCCGGCCGCCCGCTTGATCTCAGCGATGCCGACGACCCCGAATGGTGGGCGAAGCGCAAGATCAAGGAAGAGAACCTCGACAGCTCGGCGCTGTTGCCTCCGACGCTTCAACTGCGCCGGGAGGCCCAAGGGTTTCCGGAGTCGCTTGCCTCCCTGCGTGAGGAGTCGGCGGTGCGTCATGTCCTCGAGGATTTCAATCGACGGGTCCGGCGAGATCGGCTCGTACCGAGTCTCGGGCCGGCGTCCTATGTGATCGCCCGCACCTTGGATGTCGAGGCGATGGTGGAGCGATGGCGCGAACTCCGCCGACGCAGATGACGTCGATCGCCGAGTTCCGATCGTCGTAAATCGGTTTGGTCACCGATACTGTTCTCAGAGTGTTGCTGACCATCGAAACGACCGGATCATCGTCTGATCACCGCATTCCTGCGACCGATCTCGGGTTCCTGCTGCACAAGCACCCCGACCGGGTCCAGCAATTCGCCACCTCCAGTGGAACCGCAACTGTCTTCTACCCGGTCGCCGACACCTCGCGATGCCGCGCGGTTCTGCACGTCGGGGGTGAAGACCCGTCACGGTCCACGCTGGGGGCTGCTGACCGCTACGTGAACACGCTGCCGTACGCGGGATCGTCTCGACTGATGGTCGCGATGGCCAAGGTGATGTCGGATGCGCTCGGTGGCCGCTGTGCACACCGCCCTGACCTGGTCGACACGGTGTGGCAGCTGCAGGTGACGGTGAGCTCGGTGCCCACCACCGGCGGCGCCGATCTCACCCACGGCTTCTTCGAACCACTGGGCTGGTCGGTGCTTTCCACTGCCAGCATGTTGCGGCCGAATGAATGGGGCCCGTCCCGGTTTGTGCAGTTGCAGATGAGTGGCGAGTTCACGCTGCGCGACGCACTGTCGCACATGTACGTGCTGATCCCCGCGCTCGCGGCGGACAAGCACTACTTCATCGGCGAGGACGAGGTCGACAAGCTGTTGCGGCTGGGCTCCCGTTGGCTGGCGAATCATCCTGCGCGCGAACAGATCACAAGGCGGTACCTGAAGGGACTGCATTCGCTCACCAACGACGCGCTGGCACGGCTGATACCCGACAGCGCGTCGCACGAACCACTGCCGAAACGCCGCACATCGATGCAGGAGCTGCGCCGTACCGCAGTGGTCGACGCGCTTCGTAGGGTCGGCGCGCGGTCGGTCCTCGACGCGGGATGCGGTGAAGGCAGCCTCTTGCGGGAGCTCGTCACCGAGCCGGGCATCGGCCGACTGGCAGGAGTGGATGTGTCGGTTGCCGCTCTTGGCCGGGCCAGTGACTCGTTGTCCAGGTTCGCAGCGGTAGAACTGTGGCAGTCGTCGCTGATGTACTCGGACAACCGGTGCCGAGGATTTGATGCCGTCGTGCTGATGGAGGTGATCGAGCACGTCGAGCCCGATCGCCTCGACACACTCGAGTCGTCCGTGTTCGAGACCATGGCTCCGTCGTCGGTGATCGTCACGACTCCCAACCGCGACTACAACCCTCTCTATGGGCTGGGCAGCAACGAGTTCCGCCATCCTGATCACCGGTTCGAGTTCACCTGCGCCGAGTTCAAGCACTGGTGTGAACGCGTAGCTGACGAATACCGGTATTCGGTGACGGTGAGCGCGATCGGAGAGATGGACATGGATGTGGGCTCATCGAGTCAGCTGGCAGTCTTCCGCCGGATCGACGCAGAGACACCGGAGGCCCAGCGATGACGGCACTCGAGATCCCCGAACTGTCGCTCGTGGTGCTCATCGGAGTCACCGGCGCAGGCAAGTCGACGTTCGCAGCCAACAACTTTCGTGAGACAGAGGTGTTGTCGTCCGATCGGTTCCGAGGCCTGGTCGCCGATGACCCCACGTCACAGGAGGCGACCGGCGACGCGTTCGAGGTGCTCGAGTTGGTTGCGGGCAAACGATTGGCGGCCGGGCGCCTGACCGTGATCGATGCGACCAGCGTCCGCGTCGAGGACCGTAAGCGGCTTGTCGCGCTTGCAAGGGCCCATGACGTCTTACCTGTCGCCATCGTCCTGGACGTCCCTCCGGACGAGCTGCGGGGGCGTGCCCACGATCGAACAGACATCACGGTCGGCGTTGTCGAACGCCAGTACGCGCACCTGCAGCGCAATCGGAAGGGCTTGCGCAAAGAAGGGTTTCGACACGTCCATCAGCTCGATGGTGTTGCGGACATCGATGCCGCGACCATCGTGCGTACCCCCTTGTTCAGCAACCTCAACGATCGGCACGGCCCGTTCGACATCATCGGTGACGTCCACGGCTGCTTCACCGAGTTGACCACACTGCTCGGCAAGGTCGGGTGGCGTCTGCAGACCGACACGGACGGCATCGTTGTCGGCGCCGTACCTCCCGAGCCCGGACGAACAGCGATCTTCGTCGGGGATCTGGTGGACCGGGGCCCGGACACGCCGGCTGTCCTGCGACTGGTCATGTCGATGGTTCGCGACGGCATTGCGTTCTGCGTGCGCGGAAATCACGAGGACAAGTTGCTCCGCGTCCTTCGTCAGCGCAGCGGCCGCGCCCGAGATGCGCAGCCGATTGCGCTGACCCACGGTCTTGCGGAGTCCATGACGCAACTCGACGCGCAGCCTCCCGAGTTCGTCCGAGAGGTTGTCGACTTCCTCGATTCCCTTGTGTCGCACTACGTGTTCGACGACGGCCGGCTCGTCGTCGCCCACGCGGGACTGGCAGAGAAGTACCACGGGCGGGCATCGGGCCGCGTCCGCGACAAGGCGATGTACGGCGAGACGACCGGGGAGACCGATCGTTGGGGCTTCCCGGTACGGGTCGATTGGGCAGCGGACTATCGAGGCTCGGCTCGGGTTGTGTACGGCCACACCCCGGTCCCGGACGCGGCATGGATCAACAACACGATGTGTCTGGACACCGGGTGCGTGTTCGGGGGTCGATTGACGGCGCTGCACTACCCGGAGATGGTCTTGACGGCCGTGCCCGCCGAGCAGACCTACTTCGACCCCGGCCGACCGATGGGTTTCGGGACCACACGCGCGGACGTCCGCGTGCGAACCACACTGAACCTGTCGGACGTGGTGGGTAAGCGGATCATCGACACCGGATTCGGGCCACCGATCACCGTCCGAGAGGACAACGCCGCCACCGCATTGGAGGTGATGTCGCGGTACGCGGTTGATCCACGCTGGATCCGGTACCTGCCGCCGACGATGGCCCCGGTTTCTCCCGGGCGTGCCGATCTGCTGGAGGACCCCCGTGCAGCGTTCGAGTCGTACGCACAACGCGGTGTCTCACAGGTTGTCTGCGAGGAAAAGCACATGGGTTCCCGGGCGATCATCGTGGTCGCGAAGGACGAGTCCGCAGCAGCGCAGGCGTTCGGCGTCACACAGGGCAGTGGCGCCGTCTACACCCGGACAGGCCGCAGCTTCTTCGATCCATCGGTCACCGAGCAACTGGTCGTCCGAATCCGGCGAGCGTGCGCTGAGTTGTTCGATCAGCTCGACTCCGACTGGCTGATCCTCGATGCCGAGTTGCTGCCATGGAACGTCAAGGGGGAAGGCCTGATCCGCGACCAGTTCGCCTCCGTCGCGGCAGCGGCGGGCCCCGAGCTGCGTGCACTCGGCGCAGAACTGGCGAGGGCCGCAGACCGAGGTCTGGATGTCCAGACCATGATCGACGCGAACACGAAACGGCGTGCGGATGTCGAGGCGTACACCAATGCGTATCTTCGCTACGTCGATGTCGACGCGCGGCCGGACACCGTGTCGCTCGCCCCGTTCGAAGTACTGGCAAGTGCGGCAAGCGAATACGGCGGGTCGTCGCACGGTTGGCACCTCGAGGTGGCCGCGCGGCTCGCTGCGGCCAACCCTGTTCTCTTCCGGCCGACGCGGCACATCGTGGTCGACACCGGCTCGGAGACCTCGTGTCTGGAAGGAGCTCGGTGGTGGGAGGATCTGACCGCGGCCGGGTCCGAAGGGATGGTCGTCAAACCGGCCGGGAACGTCACCCGTGTCGGCGGCAAGCTGATCGATCCGGGCGTGAAGGTCCGCGGTCGCGAGTACCTGCGGATGGTCTACGGTCCCAGCTACCTGGATGATCTGCCGAACCTCCGGTCACGCGATCTGCGGCACAAGCGGTCCATGGCGATGCGCGAGTATCAACTGGGGCGTGAGGCCCTCGCCCGCCAGGCACGCTCTGAGCCACTCTGGCGCATCCACGAGTGTGTTTTCGCGATCCTGGCGCTGGAGAGTGAGCCGGTGGATCCCCGACTCTGACGTCACCCGGGGATGGAGTGCGGCTGATCTGGCGGGTTCGGTGGGTCAACCGGTTGGACGTCCACCCAGGTGACGTCGACGCAGTCGGCCACCGCGATCCGAAGTGACCCCAGCTGGCTGCGGACGGCATCACGGACCAGCTCGCTCATCGCGCCGATCCGATCGCCGTACCGGGCGACCATCTGCACGTGAATCTTGCGGACGGATCCGTGGTCGGTGGTGATGTGGATCGCGGCGACGTCGCGCCGACACGATCGGTCGATCGCGCGGGCAAGCAGCTGGCGGATCGCGCGCTCGTTGATCTCGATGCCCGGTTCATCGGTGACGATCGGGACACCCAACCGCGTGGCCGACCGAAGCCTGGGCCCGAGCCGTTCCAGGACCATTCCCTCGTCGCCGTGCTCGAGGTGGGCGGCGGCATCGCTGATCCAGGTATCCGCTTCATCGGGGCGCTGGACTGTCATCTCGCCTTCCTTTCGTCGTCGGTCGCGGGATCTGATGTCGAATGCGTCCGGGTGATCGGGCTTTGTGAACATCGGAGCCGTCGGGTCGCCACGCGGAGAGGCGTTCGGCCAACTGTGAGCGTGCACGCTGCAGATGTCCACGCACCGAGCCGCGCGAGATGGTGAGCGCGGTGGCGATCTCATCGTGCGACAGCCCTTCGACCTCGCGTAGCCACCAGCATGCGCGCGCCTGGTAGCCGAGCTTGCCGAGCTCGGTCTGGAGTGCGACGAAAAACGAGTGTTCAACCGTGCGAGCAGCTGGGCCGGGGGTCCGCACTTCCATCGCCTCGAAGGTGTTGTCGGAAATCACGACCGCGGTCTGCCGTCGCTGGAGATCGACCGTCTTGCGCGAGGCGATGGTGAACAGCCATGTGCGGAAGCTCGACCGGAAACCGAACCGGTCCATTCCGCGCCACGCGGCGAGGAACGTCTCCTGAGTGATGTCCTCCGCTGTTGTCGGAGATCCGGTCAGCCGGGTCGTGTACCGGAGGACGGGTGTCAGATGGCAACGCATCAGCTGGTCGAACGCCTGGCGATCGCCCAGGGCAGCCGCGCGAATCAATGATTCTTCGGCGCGCGCATCCATTTGTTCAGCGTGCCAGAAAGTCGTGCGTGCAACATGCGGTTCTCACCTCGTCAAAGGGGTGGGAGACCAGATCACCCGGTCTGCCATCCGGACACCGAACCGACGAGGGAGCACCTTATGACCACCACGACCTCCAGGCAGGATGACGAGCCGACCATTGCCGTGGACAAACACCGTGACAGCGACGGCCATGGGCCCGACCAGAGCGACGCGGGGGGCAAGACGTCGATCGCCGATGTCGTGGTGGCCAAGATCGCCGGAATCGCGACTCGCGAGATCGACGGCGTCTACGACCTCGGCGGCGGCGCGGCGCGCGCGGTCGGCAAGTTGCGTGAAACCCTGCCGGGAACCGGTGCAGACGTCACCCAGGGCGTGTCGGTGGAAGTCGGGGAGAAGCAGGCGGCAGTCGATGTCGGATTGGTTGCCTACTACGGCGTGGCGATTCACCAGCTTGCCGAATCCATCCGGACCAACGTGATCGAAGCGATCGAGAAGATGACGGGTCTGGAGGTCACCGAGGTGAATGTGACCGTGCACGACGTCCACCTCGACACCGACGACCCGACCACCGCGCTCGACGGCCAGACACCCCGGGTCCAGTGACGATCACAGCGGCCTCCGCAGTGCTCATCCGTGAACGGGTGCTGTCTGTGGACGGCGTGGCAGACCTGCACGCGGGCACCTTCGGCGAAATCGCCACACATCTGCCCGGCCGGCGGGTGAACGGTGTGCGAGTCGGCCGTTCCGGCGTCGAAATCCATGTGGTCACCTACCTCGATGTCGATGTCGCGGGGGTGGCCCGCAACGTCCGTGCGGCCGCGGTGTCGGCCGCGCCGGGGGCGATCGGCTACACCGTCGTCGTCGAGGATGTTGTTGCGCGCCAAGATTTTCGAGTCGCAGTTCCGGATACCGGCCGGGGTACCTCCACAGAAACGAGTCAATCATGAACAATTCCGTGATCGGGCTGTTCGTCGGCCTGCTGTTCGCTTTGGCGGTCACCACCGGAGGGTTCTCCGGTCTGATGGTCGCGGTGGTGTTCGCGGCCATCGGCGTGGCCGTCGGCGCCCATCGTGACGGCCGCATCGACCTCGGTGCACTGTTACGGAGCAAGGGCCGTGGCTGAGGCAGCAACGGCCGAGCGCATCGGCGGTTCCCACCTACCGGCGCCCGAGCACCGAGGCTCCCTGCAGATCGAATCGCGCGTGATCTCTCAAATCGCACGCCAGGCGGCGCTCGAGGTCGACGGCGTGGTGCCGTACTCGGTGACGTTGGGGTCTCTCACAGGTCGCAATCTCCCTCGCGCCCTTGCTGATTCCGATCCGCGCCATCCGGCGATCACCGTGGAGATCGCGGTGAGCTGGCCGATGCCGGCAGTTGACGTCGCCGAGCGCGTTCAGCAACACGTCATCGAGGTTGTCACCCGGTTGACCGGACGCCGGCCGGCGCGAGTGGATGTCGAGGTCACCGAGGTCGTCCAATCGAGGATGTTGCTGGGGGAGGAGCTGGCCCACGTGTCCGCTGCCGAACCCGGCCCGGACACGGGCACGGAGGCGGCGCCGACGCACGGCCGCACCAGGGCCGAGGGTGGGCCGCCGCGAAGCTCTCCGACTGCGGGATGGCTCGCGCCTGTGCTGGGGCTCGGACTGCTTGCATTCGCCGTTGTGGCCGGCCGGGAGTATGCCGTTGTCCAAGGCCACTACCGGTCCGAGGCTTGGATCGAACACTCCGCTCGCTGGGTGTCGGGAACCGAGTGGAGACCGTGGATGGTCGCGGTCGCCGTCGTGTGCGTCCTGGTGGGGCTCTACTTCATGTATGCCGCCGTACGGCCTCGGCGTCGCACCCACCGACCACTACGGGCCACCGGTGTGTGGACGCGAGACACCGACGTCGCCCGCCGGCTCAGCGCCATCGCACTCGACGATGACAACACCGTGTCGGCCACCACCAAGGTGACGTCGGGCCGCGCCCATGTACGTGTGTTCGTCTCCTCCCCGACGGAGAGCGACCTCTCCGACCGCATCGAGGCATCGACGGCAACGTTGGCCCGGCCGCCCCGCGTGAGCGTGGATCTTCGTGGCGTCTCCCACCCGAACATGACCGCGATCGACGAGAGGGAGCCTGATGCGACGCACCCTGAACGCCCTTGACCGCCTTGCGGTGGGCCTGATCGGCGTGCTTCTCGCCGCGGCCGGCCTGATCGCTCTGCTCCGCTGGGCGGGCGTGGGACCGGTGACCGATGCGGTCGGCAACGTCGACACCGATCAGATCTACTCGGCGTCGGGACAATCGTGGTGGGATTGGGCACTGCTGGCCGCGACCGTCCTGCTGGGGATCGGTGGTGCGTGGCTGTTGTTGGCCAACATTTCGCCGAATCGCTTGCGGTCGGTGACCGTGCGACCGCAGGCTGAACCGTTTGTCGGCGAGATCGACATCGCGGTGGCCGACGTGGCCCGGGCGGCGGCCAGGTCTCTCGAACGGCATCGTCATGTTCGCTCCTCGGCGGTTCGGTCTTACGTCGACGGCGTGACCCCTGTCGTCGAGATCACGGTGACGGCTTCTCCGACCGCCGACGACCACGATCTCGGCGCTGCCGTGAGCGGGGTGAGGGAGCTGCTCCTGTCGTCACTGCGGGGCAGCGACGTCGAGGTACGCATGCTGCTGCATCGCGAACCCAATCACTGAGAAGTAGGATCGCCGGCCGGCGAACCGACGTCAGGAGCGGGAAAGCACAGCACCGCGCATGATGCGCAGGGCGAGAGTGCGGTCGGTGAGCCCGATCATGCGACTCATCGACAAGGCCACCCCAGCGAGGTCGTCGCGCGAACTGAGATATGTCCGCTGGCGTTCGAGCGACATCTCGAAGAACCCGTCGAAGAACCTGACCACCTCGGTGGGGGCCAGTCCGAGAAGTGAGGACAGGCCGCGACGGCGCAACCGATGGACGGCGCGGGCCTGAGCGGTCCACAGCGCGGCCTTCGGATCACGTTCGTTCGCCATGGCGTCGACCACTGCGTCGGCCGCCGACAACGATGCCGCAACGCTGTACCCGGTCGCCGGATGGATCATTCCGCCCGCTGCGCCGAACAGGAGCGGATCGGACCGCCATGGCGGCACTGAGCTGTCACCACACAACGCGAAGTACACCCGCTCGGTCGGCGCGGTGTCGACGGTCGGCCAGGTGATCCCCATGTGTTCGAGGCGGCCCCGTAGTCGATCCTGGAGTTCGATCAGTGGCACCGGCGGGGCGCCGGCGAGACAGGTCTCCTCCAGCAGCACCCGGCCATCGGCCACGGGGATCGCGTAGAGGAACGAGGGGGCTCGACCGGGCTCGACACCT is a window from the Williamsia sp. DF01-3 genome containing:
- the sufC gene encoding Fe-S cluster assembly ATPase SufC, producing MAILEIRDLHVNVKQTDTDAEPISILKGVNLTVESGKTHAIMGPNGSGKSTLSYAIAGHPKYEVTEGSITLDGEDVLEMTVDERARAGLFLAMQYPVEVPGVSMSNFLRTAATAVRGEAPKLRHWVKETKEAMTELEIDPSFGERSVNEGFSGGEKKRHEILQLGLLKPKIAILDETDSGLDVDALRVVSEGVNRFKANENGGVLLITHYTRILRYIQPDHVHVFVGGRIVESGGPELADELEENGYIRFTQAANA
- the sufU gene encoding Fe-S cluster assembly sulfur transfer protein SufU, with protein sequence MRMEQMYQEVILDHYKHPQGRGLRDPFGAEVHHVNPTCGDEVTLRVQLSDDGDKITDVSYDGQGCSISQASTSVLFEQLVGQNVQEALATVDAFNQMMTSRGTVDGDEEVIGDGVAFAGVSKYPARVKCALLGWMAFKDALAQTVVNREAPADNNNSARESA
- a CDS encoding SufS family cysteine desulfurase, giving the protein MTSIDQAVAPTSHEVTALDVTAVRADFPILGRTVRDDKPLVYLDSGATSQRPVQVLDAEREFLVTRNAAVHRGAHQLAEEATDAYENARAIIAEFVGAQFDELVFTKNATESLNLVTYTLGDERSAGVLGGKPLGPGDTVVITELEHHANLVPWQELCRRTGATLRWYGVTDDGRIDLDSLVLDDSVKVLSFTHQSNVTGAIADVPELVRRARAVGALVVLDACQSVPHMVVDFTELDVDFAAFSGHKMFGPSGVGVLFGKRALLAELPPFITGGSMIETVTMEVSTYAPAPQRFEAGVPMTSQVIGLGAAVRYLQGLGMAAVAAHELSLTEAALKALAEIDGVRIIGPATADRRGGAVSFVVDGIHAHDLGQILDDEGVAIRVGHHCAWPLHKRFGVAATARASFAAYNTLDEVEALAKAIVRAKEFFGVGA
- a CDS encoding polynucleotide kinase-phosphatase — its product is MTALEIPELSLVVLIGVTGAGKSTFAANNFRETEVLSSDRFRGLVADDPTSQEATGDAFEVLELVAGKRLAAGRLTVIDATSVRVEDRKRLVALARAHDVLPVAIVLDVPPDELRGRAHDRTDITVGVVERQYAHLQRNRKGLRKEGFRHVHQLDGVADIDAATIVRTPLFSNLNDRHGPFDIIGDVHGCFTELTTLLGKVGWRLQTDTDGIVVGAVPPEPGRTAIFVGDLVDRGPDTPAVLRLVMSMVRDGIAFCVRGNHEDKLLRVLRQRSGRARDAQPIALTHGLAESMTQLDAQPPEFVREVVDFLDSLVSHYVFDDGRLVVAHAGLAEKYHGRASGRVRDKAMYGETTGETDRWGFPVRVDWAADYRGSARVVYGHTPVPDAAWINNTMCLDTGCVFGGRLTALHYPEMVLTAVPAEQTYFDPGRPMGFGTTRADVRVRTTLNLSDVVGKRIIDTGFGPPITVREDNAATALEVMSRYAVDPRWIRYLPPTMAPVSPGRADLLEDPRAAFESYAQRGVSQVVCEEKHMGSRAIIVVAKDESAAAQAFGVTQGSGAVYTRTGRSFFDPSVTEQLVVRIRRACAELFDQLDSDWLILDAELLPWNVKGEGLIRDQFASVAAAAGPELRALGAELARAADRGLDVQTMIDANTKRRADVEAYTNAYLRYVDVDARPDTVSLAPFEVLASAASEYGGSSHGWHLEVAARLAAANPVLFRPTRHIVVDTGSETSCLEGARWWEDLTAAGSEGMVVKPAGNVTRVGGKLIDPGVKVRGREYLRMVYGPSYLDDLPNLRSRDLRHKRSMAMREYQLGREALARQARSEPLWRIHECVFAILALESEPVDPRL
- a CDS encoding 3' terminal RNA ribose 2'-O-methyltransferase Hen1 codes for the protein MLLTIETTGSSSDHRIPATDLGFLLHKHPDRVQQFATSSGTATVFYPVADTSRCRAVLHVGGEDPSRSTLGAADRYVNTLPYAGSSRLMVAMAKVMSDALGGRCAHRPDLVDTVWQLQVTVSSVPTTGGADLTHGFFEPLGWSVLSTASMLRPNEWGPSRFVQLQMSGEFTLRDALSHMYVLIPALAADKHYFIGEDEVDKLLRLGSRWLANHPAREQITRRYLKGLHSLTNDALARLIPDSASHEPLPKRRTSMQELRRTAVVDALRRVGARSVLDAGCGEGSLLRELVTEPGIGRLAGVDVSVAALGRASDSLSRFAAVELWQSSLMYSDNRCRGFDAVVLMEVIEHVEPDRLDTLESSVFETMAPSSVIVTTPNRDYNPLYGLGSNEFRHPDHRFEFTCAEFKHWCERVADEYRYSVTVSAIGEMDMDVGSSSQLAVFRRIDAETPEAQR
- a CDS encoding RNA polymerase sigma factor; this encodes MDARAEESLIRAAALGDRQAFDQLMRCHLTPVLRYTTRLTGSPTTAEDITQETFLAAWRGMDRFGFRSSFRTWLFTIASRKTVDLQRRQTAVVISDNTFEAMEVRTPGPAARTVEHSFFVALQTELGKLGYQARACWWLREVEGLSHDEIATALTISRGSVRGHLQRARSQLAERLSAWRPDGSDVHKARSPGRIRHQIPRPTTKGRRDDSPAPR
- a CDS encoding Asp23/Gls24 family envelope stress response protein, translated to MTTTTSRQDDEPTIAVDKHRDSDGHGPDQSDAGGKTSIADVVVAKIAGIATREIDGVYDLGGGAARAVGKLRETLPGTGADVTQGVSVEVGEKQAAVDVGLVAYYGVAIHQLAESIRTNVIEAIEKMTGLEVTEVNVTVHDVHLDTDDPTTALDGQTPRVQ
- a CDS encoding metal-sulfur cluster assembly factor — translated: MSDQAPPTETKPPEEIQTSLPKIEDIEEAMRDVVDPELGINVVDLGLVYGLDVTSDAVAKIDMTLTSAACPLTDVIEDQTRSVLVTSGLCTDIELNWVWLPPWGPDKITDDGREQLRALGFTV
- a CDS encoding DUF2273 domain-containing protein, producing the protein MNNSVIGLFVGLLFALAVTTGGFSGLMVAVVFAAIGVAVGAHRDGRIDLGALLRSKGRG
- a CDS encoding DUF1992 domain-containing protein; the protein is MAETFETRIDRLIREAQERGEFDNLRGAGRPLDLSDADDPEWWAKRKIKEENLDSSALLPPTLQLRREAQGFPESLASLREESAVRHVLEDFNRRVRRDRLVPSLGPASYVIARTLDVEAMVERWRELRRRR
- a CDS encoding DUF6286 domain-containing Asp23/Gls24 family envelope stress response protein → MAEAATAERIGGSHLPAPEHRGSLQIESRVISQIARQAALEVDGVVPYSVTLGSLTGRNLPRALADSDPRHPAITVEIAVSWPMPAVDVAERVQQHVIEVVTRLTGRRPARVDVEVTEVVQSRMLLGEELAHVSAAEPGPDTGTEAAPTHGRTRAEGGPPRSSPTAGWLAPVLGLGLLAFAVVAGREYAVVQGHYRSEAWIEHSARWVSGTEWRPWMVAVAVVCVLVGLYFMYAAVRPRRRTHRPLRATGVWTRDTDVARRLSAIALDDDNTVSATTKVTSGRAHVRVFVSSPTESDLSDRIEASTATLARPPRVSVDLRGVSHPNMTAIDEREPDATHPERP